One Anatilimnocola floriformis genomic window, GGTCGCACTGCCGGACCGATGCCCAGCGGACTGATCGGTGATGACAGGACCGTGAACATACCGGTGTAGCCCTGCACGCTGAGTTCCATTAGCTGGTTGTTCTCGAACGTGAAGGGAAGCGTCAGCCGAGCGCCAAAATGGAGATTGTCGTTTTGCTCCAGCAGCGAGCCACCTTGGCCGTTGTAAAAGCCGCAACCGAAGACGCCGTAATTTCCCGAACCCTTCAGGCCCCAGTCGAGCGCGTTCTGAAAAAACTCCTGCGCGTATTCCGGCGTCCAGTAATAAAACACGCCGAGGTCCCGTTCGTTGCGCACCGAGCTATTGATCGCATCCGAGCGATCGAGCGGAATGCGATTGCTGCTCGATTGCATGTTCTCCCAACCGTAGGGCAACTTCTGCTGACCGACGCGAATGCGATGGACCTTCGTGGTATCGATGTAGCAATCGGCCCACCAATCGCGAATCACGGCGAAGTAAGTCGCGTCGGTGCTCCCTGGCGGCGTGTTCGCAAAATCGGCTTGCACCAGCACGGCCATGTGATCCGACACATCGCCCGAAATCGCGAGCCGAGCACGGCGAATCAAAAAGCCTTGGTTGTCGCCCACCGAGCGATCGCCCACGTGTTGCGGCGGCGCCGAGCCCGGTTCGAGATGCGTGACATCGTTGTAGCGAACCTGCGCGTAACCACGCAGGCTCAGCTTTTCGTACCACTTCTTTTCATGCTCCGTCTCCGGTTCGTCATCTGGTTCGGACGTCGGCGACAGCTGTTGCTTTTGAATAACTAAGAGGGCGTTTTCGGCTCGTTCTAACCGGGCCAACACTTGTTCCAGCGACTGGTCCGCTGCGGGCGGAACTGGTTCGTCTTGGGCAGGCAAGTTGCTAGCAAAACAGATTGTCGCTAGCAGCAACCAAGCTGAGAAAGAGAAACGCCTCATCAAAAGTAGAATGCATGCGAGATAACAAGCCGGCCCGTGGCCGCGATCTTCATCGTCAAAGTTTGCGCTATCGCTACATATACATTGTTAAGATCTTCACAATTCTCCAGCTTCCCAATTTCGGCGACAGTCTGTCGCTAGCAAAATTCCTCTTCGCGCTTCTGGGCCAATTCGGTAAATACACGCACCCGCATTTCTTTCCGCATCTGTTTTTCGCGCGTGAATGGCTGCACCCATGGACCTGTCCGTCATTGTTCCGATTCACAATGAGCTTGAGAACATTCCCGTCCTGCACGAGCGCGTCACCACGGCGCTCGCGCCGCTGGGGCTCGATTTCGAACTGGTGCTCGTCGACGACGGCTCGAAAGACGGCAGCACGCAGCTGCTGCGCGAGTTATCGGAACAAGATAAACGCGTCCGCGTGATTGAGCTGCGCCGCAACTTCGGCCAGAGCGCTGCCATGCTCGCCGGCATTCGCGAGAGCAGCGGCAATTATGTGGTGACGATGGACGGCGACCTGCAGAACGACCCGACCGATATTCCGCGAATGATTGCCAAGCTGGGCGAAGGTTATGACTTGGTGCACGGCTGGCGACGAGATCGGAAAGATCGTTGGCTCGATCGCAAATTGCCGTCGCTGCTGGCGAACAAACTGATCTCGAACGTGACGAAGTTCACCGTGCATGATCTCGGTTGCACGCTGAAAGCGTTTCGCCGCGAAGTGGCCGTGGAACTCGAACTTTACGGCGAAATGCATCGCTTCATTCCGATTCTCGCCGACATGCGCGGCGCGAAGTGCTTTGAAATGGAAGTGCAACATCATCCGCGGATCTTCGGCAAAACCAAATACGGCATCGATCGGACGCTCCGCGTGCTGCTCGATCTGATCACGGTTGCCTATCTGAAGCGGTATGCGGCGAGCCCGATGAAATTGTTTGGTCGCTGGGCGCTCCTTTGCTGCGTGATTTCGATCGCGATGATCACCACCACGGCTCTGCATGCCGTGTTGACGCAAACGATGAGTGCGCCGCTGCTGGTCGGCAGCATTTTGGTCACTGGCCTGGCAGCCCAGTTCTTTGCCTTTGGGTGGGTGGCCGAAGTGGCATCGCGGATTTACTTCGCGGGGCGTGAAGAATCGGTCTACGCCGTCCGGCATCGCTGGGATCAGCGGGCTACTGCAGCACAGCAAACAGCAGCCAAGTCGGGCATTTGGCGGAAGGCGGGCTAAGCATGAGCATTTTGATCACCGGCGCCGCGGGTTTCTTCGGCAGTCATTTGATTCCGCTGCTACTTGAAACGAGCGATGATCGCCTCATCTGCCTCGATAACTTCAACGACAGCTATTCGCCCGAGCGTAAGTGGGCCAACCTTGCGCCGTTCAGCGATCAGCCGCG contains:
- a CDS encoding porin — encoded protein: MPAQDEPVPPAADQSLEQVLARLERAENALLVIQKQQLSPTSEPDDEPETEHEKKWYEKLSLRGYAQVRYNDVTHLEPGSAPPQHVGDRSVGDNQGFLIRRARLAISGDVSDHMAVLVQADFANTPPGSTDATYFAVIRDWWADCYIDTTKVHRIRVGQQKLPYGWENMQSSSNRIPLDRSDAINSSVRNERDLGVFYYWTPEYAQEFFQNALDWGLKGSGNYGVFGCGFYNGQGGSLLEQNDNLHFGARLTLPFTFENNQLMELSVQGYTGMFTVLSSPISPLGIGPAVRPLGTLETGNQAGLLDKRVCGTFVWYPQPFGIQAEWNVGEGPALNDTQTQVVVRSLHGGYVMCMYKYDSPCHGTFFPFARYATYRGGYKEERNAPYASIDEYDFGVEWQINKQMELVGMYVFTDRTNTVAMSAANDLSYGQFQGQIARFQFQFNY
- a CDS encoding glycosyltransferase family 2 protein translates to MDLSVIVPIHNELENIPVLHERVTTALAPLGLDFELVLVDDGSKDGSTQLLRELSEQDKRVRVIELRRNFGQSAAMLAGIRESSGNYVVTMDGDLQNDPTDIPRMIAKLGEGYDLVHGWRRDRKDRWLDRKLPSLLANKLISNVTKFTVHDLGCTLKAFRREVAVELELYGEMHRFIPILADMRGAKCFEMEVQHHPRIFGKTKYGIDRTLRVLLDLITVAYLKRYAASPMKLFGRWALLCCVISIAMITTTALHAVLTQTMSAPLLVGSILVTGLAAQFFAFGWVAEVASRIYFAGREESVYAVRHRWDQRATAAQQTAAKSGIWRKAG